The region CTTTATAGAGTTTTGGTACATACACACTTTACTTTCTCTTTCGTCTCATTTTCATTCATTTCATCATCTACTATATTACTTATTTATCTTTCATCTCTTTATATTTCACCTAAGTGTAAGGGCATACAATTTTTTCCTACTTTATGACTGGAAGGATGGTCCAAGCATTTTGAGTGAGGAAAACTCCAACCACTTAAATGACAAAAACATCTATCTCGAGTCCTTCATGTTGATTTAACACTATTGTGTGACCAGATTGGATAAGGACATTTTGGATACCAATAATGTTCCATTGGCATTGAAAACACACATACACTCACCGAGAGAGACGGAAGGAGAAAAtcaagaaagaaaatatattataGATGGTGTGATGAGAAAATAAAGAGGGGTAGAAAGAGAATATTAAtggaaatgagatgaaaaaaaaaagtgaattatGAATGAACTAAAACTCTTTTAAATCAtttatgtttattttgttttacttCATGGTAATATtaatgaaaatgagatgaaaaaaaaaagtgaattgtGAATGAACTAAAACTCTTTTGAATCATTtatgtttattttgatttacttCTTGGTAATGTTTGtctcactttaaaaaaaattaatacctATAGCTTACCAAAAAAAGTTGAGTATTGAATATTTTTTATGTGTATTAGATCAACCAATTAAATTTATTGAGATATGATTAAAACAATTTTTACAATATGAggctatttttagttttttatttgataCCAACAAAATTAAAGCgttagatgatgatgatgatgaattgaaaaaatattgtatTAATCTTGAAGAGTTTTTAATGTTTAATGAAATATTTTGACATTGAtggttttgatttattttcagaATTGAAATTACTAAGTCTTAATACTCCGATAGAAGTATTAACTTGTATTAAAACTTTAGATTTCCaaatgtatatattgcctataGAAACTTATTGACAATCAATTGCAATTGTTGAaagaagtttttcaaaattaaaattgtttaaatCATATCTAAGGCCAACAATGTTACAAGATACTGATAGAttgagtgtgtgtttggatcagcATTATCAGAATTGGATTTAGCCAGAATTGGATCTGGTCATAATTGGATCTGATAAACGTGAGTTTGagtgacgtgatttatgtttggatacatttatcAAGAATTGATTCTCATAACAGAATTTCATTTGGATAACTTtggttagaattgattttgattatgTAATGACCAAAATGGGTATGaatattttaatcattatacaAGACTTGCGTCATTTTTTAACTTTATATTAATatgaattaatttattatttaatttcactaaattaattaattatatatattaatggTATTTAAATTGATTTCATTATTCACAAAAAATGATGTTATTaagttaataataatatatcaatgTATGCTATTAAAAAGTTTATTAATTTAGTTTCATTGAATTAATTACAATATATGAATGATATTTAAATAAACATAATACAACAATTaaacatatattaatttattttttaatcttataCTAATTAACTACATGGTGAATAGAAAACAGAATATAAAATACATAACATGAGTTACAAGTAAACTCTCAAGTTCTAATTTCTATTTTCCAATTGGTTTAATATCCTATGCAACCACCGTACAAATTGAGTGGTAAAAAAAGAGTACACGAGATGCTCAAAGTATCACCATAGTCATTAAGTGCGGAACCCACCATCTCACCATAGCCCCCCACCGCCATAACcatggaaagaaagaaaaaagttgcAGAAAAATTTGTGCAGAGAATGGACAATGAGGGAAAACTTTATTTATGTTTATAATTGAGTCTTTGAATCGATTAGAGGAGACGCAGAAGCAACAAGGCCGAGCATCAAGGGGACGTGAGTCTATAAGGTTAAACGTGAGTTTGATATTTTCACCCAAACATGAAAAAATATCACAGATCCACGTTTTGCTAACAGGACGTGATTCTAGCTCTCCCAGACGCAAAACCAAACAGGCTCTGAATGAGTTAAAAAATTTATCAATTTGAAAGCGAAATATTAGAATTGCTTAATTTATAAAACTTTAAAATTTTTGCAGCTCAAAAAGTTAAAAGATGAATGTAAACAattgaaaatttatattttatatttttatatgatatattaagtTTCTTTAAGAATCTCATCTAAAGAAAGTCACTATAACATTTTCGCCTTAGGCTCTGAAATGTATATACACAACCCTGACTCTTTGTAAAATagtaacttatttttattaaagaaaattataataatgAGTTTCAAGAAAAATGTATTAGTCCCCGttggatagctcaagtggtacgAGCTGGGGgatgacatatgggttgggtaagAGAGGTTCAGGGATCGATTGCTGACGAGTGCAATTTATCTATTCGATgtactaaaaaagaaaaaaaatgtatcaaGAGGAGTttctttatgaaaaaaaaaagtttattttcttATGGATGCCAcaatgttgtgcttttgtttatGCGATCTCTCTATAACCACCCCCACCGCCGGCATCACCTTCACCACCACAACAGTTGCCGCCACAACCACAATCATCCCCAGTCCCCACCTTTAGCGCCACCCTTCACCACTTCCATTATCGTTATCGTCGCTGCCACtgtcactgccaccaccacaacccgcCATCGCCATCTTTGCCACTGCCAATGTCATCCTCCACTAGCACCACCACcatgtcgccgccaccacctaTACCATCACTGCCACCACCGCCCTGCATCTCCAACATTACTGCTGCCACCATCATGATTATCGATACCTCTAGGTAACACTCATCTCCATCATCAACAACACCATCACCTCCACCAATGTTGTTGTCTTCACCACCCTCCACAGCTGCCATGgtcaccacctcctcctccatcaccaccctTCACAATTTCTATTGACTACCTAACTCATTCACTTTAGTGTCGTTGCAACCACTCATTATTGTAAATTTACAAACATATAAATAGCTTTTTATTAATGAAAAGTGGCTTTTgacataataaaaattaaaaaataacaaataactTTTACTTTTTGCTCTAAGTTGAGAAACAAAATAAATGCTCTAATACATGAGAAAATTGTAAAATTGAACAAAATAAGACAAGCTGTCATGACAGTTTggaaaagatagagaaaatCTGATATAAAATGATTGTATTATTTCTCTTAGTTGTGTAATACATCAACAATTATTATATAAACTGCTATTTAACAATTCAACAATTCAGTTGTAATTTATGAAATCTTCTTATAGCTAATTATTTCAAGCTAATTCTCTATTTAACtcaaaggcttaaataagttttttcgTCCCTATAAAAtacatcaattttgtttttcatccctggaaaatatttctttttgttTAACATCCTCCCAAAATTAACAATTTGTTTTTAGTCTTACCGTTACATTTTTCATCCAACTTAAACGAAATTACGCATGCCATGAGTTAAAtggttattgtgtttattcattTGTACTCTTACATTAATTGTGTTTATCCCGTTTAGATTTGATAAAAAGTGTGACGGAAAAGGATTGAAAACAAAACATAATTTTAAGAGGatgttaaacaaaacaaaaaatccaaggacgaaaaataaaaatgatttatttttcAAGGACTAATGATTTATTTAAGGCTAATTCAAATTAACTCACTCTTTAATTATGTGAGGATATTGAAAAGAGAGTGTCAAAAAGAGTATTGTTAGCATTTTCTTTAGCAAGTATAATACACACATTATTTACAAATGACACACATATAAGTATGATATTTGTTGGAGTAGTGGCGCAGCGAAACATGAGACACTTATAGTCTGATGGCTGGGCTAAGAGCATAAGAGATTTGGATATAATCCTCATATATACATTTACCACAAAACTTTAAGTCACTGGGTGACTGAGTCCTTCAACTTATAAAGTGCTCAGTCCTTACTTATCCTTCCTTTTTGTACTCTCATTCAAGTCTAACCAACTTGATCAAGTTTTTTTATACTCCCCTTTATAGTTTGATGGTTCACGAGAGAGTTTGGAGTTCATCATTCACATTGAGTTAAGAGAAAATGTGATTAAGACATCATTCAGATTCATTCACCATAAAACATTAATGCAATGCGTGAGTGGATCCTTTTAATTATAAACTACTCAATCCTTACTTATccttccaatgtgagacttattcCATTTATTCACATTTGTAATACTTCAATGTCTTAAGGAGTGTTAAAAATTATCTCATTCCAATTTTCAGTAAGTGAAAGGCCAAAAGTTTCCAATGAGATTTTGTTTCTGAAAGGCCCAATGACATTGAACCACACTAGAATTAAATGTACACTCACCCCTTAAAGTAGTTTTTTTTCCTTGTATCAAGCCATTTCACGGCCGGTAgctaaaatattaattatttcgatgttttgaaatcacattcgatggataaAGTTCTTAtaataaattctttttttttttggttacaaggaAGGGGAGAAACCCCAAAGCACAAAAACTAAACAGGGGCTCAGCACCATGAGAAGCATCCTGCTGCAAGAGGAGATGACACTCTCCAAAAGGAGAATCGAAGTAATGAGGTCCATATGGGAGATCAAGGCCTACTTTATCCAGATAATCTGCTAGGAAGTTGGCAGTTCTCGGTGCATGTTGGAGAAGGAGGGATCCATGATCAGTCTACAAGTGGATGATATCTCGAACAATTTGGGCATATCTATGTGGACGTTCCTCGGAGTGATGGGCATTAAAGACTTCCATGGAGTCTGTCTCTATGATCACGTTGTGGAGATCAAGACTCATGACTAGTTCAATTCCTGTCTTTACTGCTAAAAGTTCTACTAGGAACACATTCGTGGAAGAGAAGGTACCCAAGTTGCAGCAAAAACCCTTCACCCAGTTGGCTGCGGTATTTCTAATGGCTCCTCCACAGCTGGTGAATAGAGTTGAAGAGATGGCCCCGTCAACATTGAGCTTGAGCCAACCTCCATCTGGAGGGATCCACCTGGTGGTCGTAGGGGATCCTGGACTGCAGTCGAAGACTCCATGATAAGAACCACTGGCATTGGTTGAAAGTGGAGAGTTACGCGACAAAGAAACAAGCTGCTCCGTGCCAAGAGATTCGAGCAGGGACCAAATACGTGTTGAGGAGTGATGAACCTGGTTAAACACCAGATCATTACGCATGCGCCAGATTGTGTATAAGGCAGAGGAGAAAAATCGAGGCCAGTCAATACCCGCGCCACCATGAGTCTCGCCAGAAATATTACCCGCGAGCCAAGTGCTCCAATCAGAAGAGAAGAACGCCGTTCTCTGGTTCACAGGAAGGGCGGAGTGTCAGAAGGAAGATACCTCGCTGCAGTCACGGAAGAGATGAGTATAATTTACTGAGCATGAGCGGCACAACGGGCAAAGGTCAGTCGTGCTCATGTGGCGTCTTTGACGGACAACATTTGTAAGGACACCAGTATTGCAGAGTTTCCATAGGAAAACTCTAACTCTTTCTGGACCTCGAATTCGCCACACTTTCTTCCAAAAGTCCTCGATGTTCCGGTTGACCTGCGACTTGGTAATCATATCGAAAGCAGATTTGGTGGAAAAAAAATGCCAGAAGCTGTCCCTGACCAGGTAACCTCGTCCTTATCGTTACTTGCCCTCATGTCGTGGAAGGAAGTTATTTCCTAGACCGTGGCCTCAGGAAGAAGGTGCTCGAACATAGAAGTGTTCCATCCTCTCCCCTCATCATAGAAGTGAGCGAGGGTGAGGTCTTGTTCATGAAGCGGGACTTGGTGCAACGCTAGGTTGAGCAAAATGTGACCCGATAAAATCCAAGAGTCTTTCCAGAATCTAATTGTAGTCCCATCTCCCACCTGCCAATTACAACCAACCACCACTTTGTCCCAAGTGCTGCGGATTCCCCTCCAAACAAGAGATTCCCTGTTGCAATGTTTAACCATCGGAAGTATGTCGTTCCCACATCCATATTTCCCTCTCAGGGCTCGAACCCACAAAGAGGTAGGTTGATGGATTAAACCCCAACCTAGCTTCATTATCTGTGCTTCATTAAAGTTTGAAGTATGCCGAAAACCAAGGCCACCTTGGGTTTTAGGGCTGCAAATTACCTCCCAACTAACTTGACTAACTCTGCGAGTTCCATTTTCAGATCCCCAAATAAACTTCCTTTGCATCTGATCAAGTTTGTCACAGACACCTTTAGGGATCAACATAGTTTGCATACAATAAGAGGGGAGGGTAGCCACCACAGATTTTTCAAGTGTCACTCTCCCTGCTAGGCTAAGAGTAGAGGCCTTCCAAGAGGAGAGACGCTTTTGGGACTTTTCAAGAATGAAGTTGTAGGTGGCTTTCGTTGGATCTTTGTGAAGTAAAAGAACTCCAAGGTATTTCCCAAGATCATCAGTGAGATGAATGCCCGATGCTCTACTGATGGCATTAGCTTCCATTCGGTTAACATTAGAGGACACATGGAGTTGGGATTTGTCTTTGCTCACTCGTTGACCGGACGCTGCACAAAAATCATCTAGGCACCGCATCATCGTGTTCATTTGATTGAGAGAAGCCTCCCCAAATAATAAGAGATCATCTGCAAAGAAAAGATGTGAAATAGGAGGGCCATTCTTTGAAAGATAAATCGGCTTCCAAATAGAATTGTCTACCTCCTTTTGAATGAGATGGGCCAGGCGCTCCATGCAAAGAACAAACATATAAGGGGACAACGGGTCCCCTTGTCGAATACCTTTGGATGGCTTGAAACTCTCAGTCTTGCTACCGTTGAACATGACTCAAAAGAACTAAGGGAGACACAGTTGAGGATCAAATCACACAAGCTTCGCTCCAAGCCTACCTCCAAGAGAGTATCATGAAGGAAGCTCCAATCAAGTCTATCATAAGCCTTCTCCAAATCGATTTTCATGGCTACCCACCCCTTCTTCCGCTTAAGGGAGCGCATAGAATGAAACACCTCCTGGGCTAGGATAATATTATCTGAGCTTTGTCTCCCTGGGATAAAGCTGCATTGATTTGGTGAGATCAATAAGCCAAGCGAACCTTTCAAGCGATTGACTATGGCTTTCGTCAAAATTTTGTATATAACATTGCAAAGCCCGATTGGTCTGTACTGAGACAAGATGTTAGGCCTATCAATTTTAGGAATAAGTACAATTAGAGTATCATTTACCTCTTGAATTTTATCCGGTGATTGAATACACTGCTGAAGGAATTGCACCACTGACTCTCCAACAATATGCCACTGGGATTGGAAGAATAGTGGATTAAGACCATTTGGCCCTGGGGCTTTCAAAGCTCCCATGCTAAACGCAACTTACCTAAATTCTTCAGGATCAAACGGACTTGAGAGGGTTAGTAAGTCCTCCGTTGGCAAGCGAGGGAATGCACCTCGAACCTGAAACTGGATCGTGTCATCTGTACGGGTATAGAGCTGATGGAAAAAATCCACCGCCATGGCTCTAAGTTGCGTGGGATCCGTGATGCTGCTGCCATTATCAGAGGTTAGAGATTCAATCTTATTACGCTTCCGGCGAACCATCGTGGCGGTGTGAAAATACCGGGTATTCTTATCCCCATGGTTGAGCCAATTGACTCTAGATTTTTGTTTCCACAGAAGTTCTTCCTGAGTCAGGATGGAGTAATATTCTTTCCATAAGCGTTTCTGTAGTTTTTCAAGGTAAAGAACATGTTGCATACGCAAACGAGTATTAATACCTTCAAGCCTTCTCATGAGCCTTCGTTTCTTCCTCCCTATTTCCCCAAAAGTGTCATTGTTCCAAGAGATTGCTTCCTTACGAAAGTTATCCGACGCTGGAACCTAAGGGGAGTGATTGCTCCATGAGTTCTGAACCAATCAAGGAAAGTCATCATGTGTCAACCATGCAGCAAGAAATCTAAAGGGTCGTTGAGGTGTGTCAACTGGTACTGACCCTAAACGCAACAGAAGTGGCTTGTGGTCAGATTTAAGCCTTGGAAGGTGAAACAAAGAGGCTTCAGCCTTCAGGGAAAGAAGTGAGCCAATCAGCGTTGCAAAGTGCCCAATCAATTCGTTCCTTAACCCCTCTACCCTCCCAGGTAAAGGGGGGACCTTTGAAGCTGAGCTCGGAGAGGGAACAATCATCGATGCAATCTCTGAATCTACACATGGATATAGAATTAAGCGGACCACCTGCAGCCTTATCAGACGCATTAAGATAGGAGTTAAAATCCCCCATAACTACCCAGGGACCTGTTGCTTGAACTGCAATAATGCGAAGCTCCCTCCAAAGCAGATCACAGATTGAGGAATTTGGACTTCCATAAACAAAGGAAGCCAGAAAGGAAGGCAAGCCATCCCTAGGTGTGACCCGTAAGTGAACCAGCTGACGGTGAGAGGAGAGAATTTCCACTGATCCCCACTGCTTGGACCACATAATCCAAATGCCTCCTGAGAATCCCTCTGCTTCGACCATAAAGGAATCATCAAAACCCACTGTCTTCATGATCAAGGGAAGATGCCTAGCACTAACTCTAGGCTCAAACAGAGCCAAACAAGAAATGTTATGCCTGGTAACCATATCTTTAATAAGAAGAGGAACTCCTTTTGCTGAAGCTCCCCTAATGTTCCAACTAAAAATGTTGTATGACATCAATAACAGATGATGAAGAGATGGGAGCAAATCAGATGCTCTTGAGACCCCAAGGAGACAAGCTCCTCTCTCGTTCCCTTGGTTGAGAAGAAGTACTACCAGAGAACTTGTTTGAGATTGCCCCCTTACTAGGGATCTTGCCAGATGGAGCATGAAGCCCATCATAATGTTGGTTACGTGCTTTTTTCTTAGCATCTTTGACTGAGTTTTGACCAGTTCTAGTCTGCTGAGTTGGCAACTTAGGGTTACCACTGGTGGCGGTAGGTTTCGAGGTGTGAGAGCCCCCAACAACCTGTGAAGTGGCAGATGTGGGGTCTGGGACAAGATTTGAAATTGGAGCCGTCGATCCATGTGTAGGGGTGTTGACCACGGGATCTGTGCCAATGATTGGTGCACCAATCATTGTGGATTGATTACCCACATTTGGATTGGAGACCATGGGGCCCGGAGTTGGAGTTATTATTGGGCTATTATGAGCAGGAATATTCCTGTTTGGCGAATTAGGTCTCAAATTCTGGATTGGTGCCTGAGTTTCAGGAGAAACAGCTCCAGACTTGGGAATTTCCCCAATTTCATCAACTTCCATATTGGACAAAGCTGAAAACCGGGTATCGTTGTGTTTTCCGCCGTCGGACCTAGCGTTTCCCGCCGCCGGTACCGGCCTCTTGGAAGTATTCCTCGTTGGGCGTTTTGCAATCATCCAAGGGCCAAAAGCTGCCTCCGGAGCCTCCATGTCGCCAGGGACCCCTCTTTCTGGACCGGCACCGTTTGACCATAACCGCCTCCGAGCACCTGAGGGCATGCTTCTTTCTTGTGGCCAAACTTTCCACATTCAAAACAAATGAGATTCAAACCTTCGTATTCGATTTTAAATTCCTCATCTTCGAATACAAATTTAGACACCAGGGTCTTTCGGAGATCAACCTCCACGCAAATACGAGCGAAATGAGTTCTCTCAGTAGCTGGTCCAGGTTGGCCCTTACCTgccataaatataaaatgagtaaagtacactcacccctctcaaggtttgttagaattacactccaccctaTTCTTgtttaaaatctacaccccaccccattttatatagatgcaaatttagtgacgaaatttgttcttcattaataattagttattatttaaatttttaatcaataatttcaaaaaatattttcaatataatccaataaatttaaaaatgaaaacatcacagtcctcctcattctctcaatcgcggtcttcctccataaattcacaatgcaaattctgcaatagcacacccgaccagtttacaaaccatatctcgaacatagggaaacatgcttgtgttttcatatttggtaataattcaattttaatcaaaataatctctttatacctcaaattttaaaaattgaattgtagacccaaaaagcaagacaaattggtgaagaaaatagagaaacaaaattaagaaatatgaagtggatcggaggttattagaacccaacgatgcggtggagcaccgtttttaacaaaattcaacgacatcttaaaccaacagagcgttcgctcgcaacttaaagggggtgaagttcacaagaagtagttgaacaggtagctttgggaatgtgcgattcacgttctgtggttcaggtcgcaacaaaactttgatgcatggtggtgccatggggtttcacattctgggacaggcttggtggtgactgtttgtggtgagaaatatgatttggagatagatgggacgtggacttaacagacagagtggattgtttttttaaatttaattcagtaaaattattttcataaattaatgtatgatagtgtatatgcattaaacttatttaaattttaactaattagtaattattttttattagtgacgaatttgttttcgtcactaaattttgcctttataaaaaatggggtggagtgtagatttaaaaaaagaatggaatgaagtgtcattcttgcaaactttgagggggtgagtgtattttactcatatAAAATcctatattaaatatttaagaGACTAACTATTTACCAACTGAATTGAATGTTGATTTTCTTGTGTAAACACTTTTTGAAGTTGAATATATTACTTCCAACTTGCAACAAATACTATTTCCTCACACACGTTTGAAATAAACTTTAAATATTAAGTCTCACCATGTGTTTATTACTTATCTTTTGAAGTTATACTTACTTTACCCTAATTTAATGACTTATTTTTCCAAAATCTACACTAATTTAACGATTCTAAGAAAAACAAAACTCCGTTCATGTTAGCCGCCTCTCCAACGTAAAGCCGCCTCAGTTGAAAAGCAAAAAGTTACCTCTAAATTTGGGGGCACATCACATCATTATCATCCATTCTATGTTTATCCTTAGCTTACAAATCTTTTATGTTCCTTTTCACACCTCACCTCACGGCTCACGTACCATCTCAGCATCTTCCACAACAAAAAGGTTTCGTCATCTCCCTcaaaaaaagaatttaaaatTTCCAAAATGGAGAAACGAGGTTAAGAAACTTTCAAGTAGTAGTAGCTAATTGTTGAATACACGTTCTCCTAAGCCTTCATCattcattcatatataacaCCGAAAACTTACATCGTAGGCAATTATTATTTACCCTTTTCTTAAACTATACCATGATTTCTTTTCTCGCTTGTTTCTCTGCATCAACCACCGAACAAGGTAATTATAGTACAAATTGAATAAAACAAGTTTTCTCAACTTTGATgatttggttttcaatttttcattcatCATGTTTTGAACTTACATGCAGATTATCCAGAGGAAGAGAGTGATGGAAGCTTTCGTGTGTTCACTTATAACCAATTGAGATCAGCCACTGCTAATTTCAGTGACAAGATTGGAGAAGGTGGTTTTGGCTCTGTCTACAAGGTAATTTGACTCCATTTTGCTTTGCAATTAGAGTTTGAACTAAAATTAGCTTACTGCATGTTTGGATATCATTCTACAATTGTTTCGAATACCAGAATTAATTCTGGATTTTGGGGGAAGCTTCTATGAGTAGCTTCTAGAGTTTTAAAaaagagttgattttgagaaaaaagaagCTGATCAAAATATGCTATTAATTAGTGTTCATGGTTGGTGTTTGTGATTGATTGGAAATGACTTATTGGGGTTAACTTGATTTGTAAAGGGAAGGCTTAGGGATGGAGCTTTTGTGGCGGTGAAAGTGATTTCAGTTGAGGTAGAATCCATGCGTGGAGAGAGGGAATTTGTGGCGGAATTGGCAACGATGGCGAATATCAAGCACCAAAACCTGGCCATTCTTAGAGGGTGTTGTGTGGAAGGAGCACACAGATATTTGGTCTATGAATACATGGAGAACAAAACCCTCCACCATACTTTCCTAGGTAAGTTTGGGATTTCTGTCCTTCTGAATTtccaaaataataaatttttgcATATAAGGGTAGTAGCAGTAAAGGACTAGAAATGATTCTGTTTTTATGGATTTTGATCGATAGGTTCTGAGGATAGAAGAATGAAATTCAGCTGGGAAGCAAGGAAAAACATATCCATTGGTGTGGCTAGAGGCTTTGTCTTTCTCCATGAGGAGCTGAGGCCTCATATTGTGCACAGAGACATCAAAGCAGATAATATACTTCTTGATAAGAATTTCACACCAAGAGTTTCAGACTTTGGTCTGGCAAAATTGCTGAGAGATGAAGCATCTTACATCAGTACTAGAGTTGCAGGGACattgtgagtgagaatgctAAAAACAGTTACCATGACTAAATCATTTGAATCCTTTTTATTCCTTGACTAATAATGGGGCAATTGTTGTTTTTGAAATGAACAGGGGTTATCTAGCTCCAGAGTATGCTAGTTCAGGAAAGTTGACAAGAAAATCAGATGTTTATAGCTTTGGGGTATTGCTTTTACAAATTGTCACTGGCCAAGCAGTTGTAGATGCCTATCAAGATGATGAACGTTTCATTGTAGAGAAGGTATGAAAATTGGAGTAGAAAAGAACATTTTAACTTGTGGCTAGCAAATTCAGCCTAACTTTGTGGGGGGAAATTGGGAGAGAAAACAAATGATAGAGTTTAAAGTTTAAACCAAATGGGGTTCCCTTTATTATGTTGTTTCAACTGTTAATTTTATGATTTGGTCAAGGTGAACAAACATGAATGTGTTGGTTTGAACATGTTTGCAGGCTTGGACAGCTTATGAAGCCAACAATCTATTTAGTGTGGTGGATCCAGTGCTTGATTCGAGCGTTCCCGTGGAAGAGGCCATAAAATTTCTCAAAGTTGGTTTGCTTTGTGTGCAGCAAAACGCCAAGCTTCGGCCGCGAATGTCAGAGGTTGTAGAGAAGCTGACAGTTAATGTTGATATGAAAGATGTTTCAATTTCAAAACCTGGGTTTGTTGCTGATCTCAGGAACATTAGAATCAAGCAAGAAGTAGCCATGAACTCATTAAGTCCTTCTGGAACATCCTTTGCAAGCTCCATTTGGAGTATGGCCAGTAGTCTTGCTCGTTAATTAGATTCACCATTCATTTGTTTAGGAAATTAGGAAAGGGATCATGCCAAATTTTGTTGTATAGCATTGCTTGATTGAGTTTTGTTGAAATGTTTATAATCCTGTTTTGTTCTTTGGCTGTATATCATGCAATGTAGGTTGATtaaatttgtttctttttttaattaatttgtgGAATTTTTTTCCTTGGTGAGTGCATCTAGAGGGCCCTGCAATTTGCAAAA is a window of Lotus japonicus ecotype B-129 chromosome 5, LjGifu_v1.2 DNA encoding:
- the LOC130719085 gene encoding uncharacterized protein LOC130719085; translation: MVTRHNISCLALFEPRVSARHLPLIMKTVGFDDSFMVEAEGFSGGIWIMWSKQWGSVEILSSHRQLVHLRVTPRDGLPSFLASFVYGSPNSSICDLLWRELRIIAVQATGPWVVMGDFNSYLNASDKAAGGPLNSISMCRFRDCIDDCSLSELSFKGPPFTWEGRGVKERIDWALCNADWLTSFPEG
- the LOC130721225 gene encoding putative serine/threonine-protein kinase, with amino-acid sequence MISFLACFSASTTEQDYPEEESDGSFRVFTYNQLRSATANFSDKIGEGGFGSVYKGRLRDGAFVAVKVISVEVESMRGEREFVAELATMANIKHQNLAILRGCCVEGAHRYLVYEYMENKTLHHTFLGSEDRRMKFSWEARKNISIGVARGFVFLHEELRPHIVHRDIKADNILLDKNFTPRVSDFGLAKLLRDEASYISTRVAGTLGYLAPEYASSGKLTRKSDVYSFGVLLLQIVTGQAVVDAYQDDERFIVEKAWTAYEANNLFSVVDPVLDSSVPVEEAIKFLKVGLLCVQQNAKLRPRMSEVVEKLTVNVDMKDVSISKPGFVADLRNIRIKQEVAMNSLSPSGTSFASSIWSMASSLAR